ACGCACGACTACGAATGGGTCCGGGTGCATTGCGCGGCCGCACTGTGGGAGATCGGCGGCCAGGCCGAGGCACCGGCCGTCCTGGACACCCTGCTCCAGGCCTGGGCGAAGAACCCCGCGACGGCCAACCACGTCGTGGCCTGCCTGGACCGCATGGGCCCGCTTGCGGCACCGGCCCTGCCCCTGCTCCGCGAACAACTGGCCCTGCCCCGACGCGGCGGCAGATTCCAGAGCATCGACCATGACGAGGAACTCCAGCGGATCGGCCGCGCCCTCATCACCCGGCTCGAACCCCCAGCGCCGTCAGCCCCCGCTCCCCGAACAACCTGAGGCTGCGCCATCCTTGCGCCGCCGGCATCGTCGGTGCGCGGGCCGGCGATGTCAGTGCCACGCCGTAGGGTGCCGGGCATGGCCCGTTCCTGGACACGACTGCATGAGCATCTCGGGGCTGCGCCCGGCCCCTTGGACTTCGACATGGTCGCCAAGGCTGCTGCCGACCGGCTGGCGGAGTCCGACGACCTGGACTGGAAGGAACAGCTTCCGCAGCCCCCAAGGGACGGCCGGTGGAACGAGCTGGCCAAGGACGTCGCTGCGATGGCCAACACCCGCGGCGGCCTGATCATCTTCGGCGTGCGGGATGCCACGTGTGAGATGGTCGGTATCGACCCGGACGAGGTGAACATCGAGCAGTACGCCCAGTGGGTCCGCAACCACGTCCAGCCCTACCTGCCGGACCTCACCTTCACGGTCCTCACCTCGACCGACGGCACCACCAGCGTGCTGGTGGCCGACGTCCCCGCCAGCCCCATGGCCCCCCACCTCGTCTACGGCACCGCCGCCCGGGACAAGGACCAGCAGGCCGCCGTCGCCCCCTACCGCGACCGCGACCACACCGCCTGGATGGCCGAGCACCAACTCGAACGCGCCTACCGCGACCGCTTCACCCGAGCTCAGCGCGCCGAGGAGGAAGTACACCATCTGCTCGCCCACGCCCAGGAGACCGTGTCCGCCCAGCTGCCCTGGCCCGCCCCGAGCGCCCGCTACCGCGTACCGCTCCACGCCTGACCCGCGAAGAGACCACCGCCGTCGCCCAGGCCGCCCGGCTCCGGGGCCATGATCCGATGAGGCCCGGCCCTCTGGCCAGCCTGGAGGTCGTCACCGGCAACCCGCGGCCCGGCCTGCGCCGCTGGGTTTTCAGCACTCTCCTGCTGTCCGGTGCCCGCGAGGTCCACGCCGAACTGCACCACGATGGGACCGTGCTGCTGGCCGCCAACGTCTCCTGGAACGCCGCACGCAACCTGGCCACCGACGACATACCCGACGCTGGCATCGCGGTGTCCCAGGACTTCATCGGCGCCTGCTGCCGCGACCTGACCACCACTGCCTGGGAACTGGCCCGCCGACTTAGGATCGATAGCGCGCTGCAGCTGACCACGACCCTCACCGCCGTCACCCCCTCTTCCACGACGCCGCCGCCCGCCCTGGTCCCGGTCGTTACCGGATTCGGCGGCTTTACCGACGCTCCCAACCACGCCCGCCACCCTCGCCGGATCCAGCCTGTCACCGCCGTACTGACCCCGCTCGACGAGGCCGAAGCCCTTGCGGAGACCGCACAGGAGCTGTTCACCGACGTGATGAACCAGTTCGGCCTCGACCCGCAGCTCTGAGGAACGTCTGTCCCACGCCGAGCACGGCGACGTCCCCGCCCCGCACCGCGAGGCGCTCCCAGCCCGGGGCTTTCGCACGCCGCCCCGGCACCAGGATCCGGCAGGCCGGCCGCTGCGCCGTGACCCCGGCGGGACGACTGTCGTTGTTCCGGCTGGTGCCGCCCCTTGCCCGCGCTGTGACGGTGCCCGGCTGAGTGCCGCGTCAGCCCACGACTGACGCGGACAGGTAGGCCCCAGACGCGCCGCGTCACTCACAGCGCCCCGCCCGTGTGGCCACGCCACCCAGCAGGCGCCGGATCGTGGGACCGGCCGTAAGGGACGGCACGGCCATGACCTCCGCCCAACCACGCAAACGACCGCAGCGGCGCAGCGAAATCCCCCACGGTCCGACGCAGGACGCGGGCCTGCAGCAGATCCGCGATACCCTGCCGCCCGCGCCCGAACCCTGCACGGTCGAGCCCGCCCCGCGCCCTGTGGGCGAGGAGGTGCCACCGGAACTCCTGGCGCTAATCACCTACCACTGCCGCCGCATCAACGCCTACCTCGCCCGCGCTCAGCACCTGCAGACCCTGCACGGCGACGACATGAAGCAGTGGCAGCGCCTGGTCCTGTACGCCCTGACCGACGCCTTCGCCCACAACCACCTCCTGATCGGCACCCTCGCCGCCTACCTCCAGCGCCACGACCTCGACGCCGACCTGCTGCGCCGCTATCTGCAGTCCCCGGACCCCGGCCGCTACATCACCCGTGAGGCCGTGGAGCACCTCGACGGCCTTACCGGCGCCGTGCCGGAAGAAGCGGCCGAGCCGGTCTGGATGGCCATCGGCCGGCGCATCGCCCGAGACGGCGGCTAATGCCGCGTGCCGCCAGCGCCTCGGGCCAGCCGGTCTGACCCGGCGCGGACGGTTCGGCTCGGAACCGCCCGCGGGCTGCGTCGTCCGGCGGGGGCCCGCTGGTCATCACAGCAGTGGCCCCCACCGGCTCGAGAAGCCGGGAGCGGCTCAGGAGGCAGTGCGCACCGGCTCGGAGTAGGTGGTGAAGAACCGGTCGCCAGCGAGTTCGTGGTGGGCGAGCTGTTCGCGGACCACCTGTTCGTCCGCCCAGCGGTCCGGGTTGCTGGCGTTGCGGTGCTGAATGCCTCGGAAAGGGGAAGCGCGGCCGGAGGCGAAGCACGCCACTGAAAGCCGGTACTCGCTGCGGCTTCATCCTTCGATCATCCGGTGCCGCCCCTACCAGCGTCGGCGACTCATTCGATGCTCGCCGTGGCACCCACGTCCACGAGTCTCTCTTGGCTTCTTCCGCGGCGGACCTGG
Above is a genomic segment from Streptomyces glaucescens containing:
- a CDS encoding helix-turn-helix domain-containing protein; its protein translation is MARSWTRLHEHLGAAPGPLDFDMVAKAAADRLAESDDLDWKEQLPQPPRDGRWNELAKDVAAMANTRGGLIIFGVRDATCEMVGIDPDEVNIEQYAQWVRNHVQPYLPDLTFTVLTSTDGTTSVLVADVPASPMAPHLVYGTAARDKDQQAAVAPYRDRDHTAWMAEHQLERAYRDRFTRAQRAEEEVHHLLAHAQETVSAQLPWPAPSARYRVPLHA